A portion of the Leptospira barantonii genome contains these proteins:
- the nusB gene encoding transcription antitermination factor NusB codes for MSARRTSREIAVMALYQLELTGPPLKEVLKFKWYDKKTEPEERDFAISIVNGVVKNQEQIDTLIKKYSKNWDFSRISVVNKAILRLSVYALLFTWEVPKNVTIDEAVELTKEFESEESARFINGILDAILKNEIKSDG; via the coding sequence ATGTCAGCCAGACGCACATCCAGAGAAATCGCCGTAATGGCACTGTACCAATTGGAACTCACGGGACCTCCTCTCAAAGAGGTTCTCAAGTTCAAGTGGTATGACAAAAAAACCGAACCCGAAGAAAGGGATTTCGCCATTTCCATCGTAAATGGGGTTGTGAAAAATCAGGAACAGATCGATACTCTGATCAAGAAGTATTCCAAAAATTGGGACTTTTCCAGAATCAGCGTCGTGAATAAGGCGATTCTTCGTTTGTCCGTATACGCGTTGTTGTTTACGTGGGAAGTTCCGAAGAACGTTACGATCGACGAAGCGGTGGAGCTTACGAAAGAATTCGAAAGCGAAGAATCCGCAAGATTTATAAACGGAATACTGGACGCAATTCTCAAAAACGAAATCAAATCCGATGGATAA
- the ribH gene encoding 6,7-dimethyl-8-ribityllumazine synthase: protein MIQELKADLNGKGQKHCVIVSRFNEFITESLLKGALESFRMHGVKEEDVTVVRVPGAYEMPVVVAKAAASKKFNSIICLGAVIRGATAHFDFVAGESAKIGSIGVQHSIPVVFGVLTTDTIEQAIERAGTKAGNKGAESAATAIEMVNLLSLL from the coding sequence ATGATCCAAGAACTCAAAGCAGATCTAAACGGAAAGGGACAAAAACACTGTGTGATCGTCTCCCGTTTCAACGAATTTATCACCGAAAGCCTTTTGAAAGGCGCTCTTGAATCCTTCCGTATGCACGGAGTTAAGGAAGAAGACGTGACCGTGGTTCGAGTTCCCGGCGCATACGAAATGCCGGTGGTGGTCGCGAAAGCGGCGGCTTCCAAAAAATTCAATTCCATCATTTGTCTCGGTGCGGTCATTCGAGGAGCGACCGCCCATTTCGATTTCGTTGCCGGAGAATCCGCGAAGATCGGATCGATCGGAGTTCAACATTCTATTCCCGTGGTGTTCGGGGTGTTGACCACCGATACGATCGAACAAGCGATCGAAAGAGCTGGGACCAAAGCCGGTAACAAAGGCGCCGAATCGGCGGCCACGGCGATCGAAATGGTCAACTTGCTTTCCCTTCTTTAA
- the lon gene encoding endopeptidase La, whose protein sequence is MEPLEDLSGIDENPIIPLDSILPPELFLIPIKSRPVFPGIITPLIVPSGKFAKAVEESIKGNSFLGLVLLKDEENEKETSENVYQYGVVAKILKKVNLPDGAVNILINTVRRFKIGSYVNIDPLIAKVSYPEEEPGAPKNTIKAMMRTLLVMTRELAQNNPLFTEEMKLTMLNVNEPGKMADFVCSILNLEKEEYQSVIESNVLKERIEKVLLFLKKEIELVSIQREISDQIQDKIDKQQRQFFLREQLKAIQNELGIKDDKFEKKYEKFLERLKSIGADPEVIEEVTRELDKFSYADPNTGDYNVIRNYLDILESLPWEPAVHREIDLEKAKRTLDRDHYKLEDVKDRILEFLAVKKLKSDEKGTILLLVGPPGVGKTSIAKSIAEAMGRKFFRFSVGGMRDEAEIKGHRRTYIGSMPGKIISALRITKERDCVILLDEIDKLAVGIQGDPASALLEVLDPEQNKNFRDHYLDLPFDISNVFFIATANTLDSISRILLDRMEIINLSGYITDEKVQIFQKYLWKKVLNKNGVAPYGIDFDKKAVVALIDSYSRESGVRGLEKVTDKLVRKIAMKIVKKEPFPKIVKDTDLETFLGVPKFTDERMVRASVPGTALGLAWTSVGGATLLIEALFVKGKGGILLTGMIGKTMEESSSIALSYIKNFLSNDELFSERMVHLHVPDGATPKDGPSAGITMATAILSLALSVKIKAGYGMTGEITLTGEVLAIGGLREKIVAAKRVGIHKIIYPKDNLQHLEEIPDYVKKGMSFFPVSRYEEVAALMFDEKILLKANPSFREKLKALEVPVKKTASKKKPVKPVAKKKTSPSKKKAAKKRKK, encoded by the coding sequence TTGGAACCTTTAGAGGATTTGTCGGGAATTGATGAGAATCCAATCATTCCATTGGACTCTATTTTACCACCGGAGTTGTTTTTAATTCCGATCAAGTCTCGACCCGTATTTCCGGGGATCATCACACCCTTGATCGTTCCGAGCGGTAAATTCGCGAAGGCAGTGGAAGAATCCATAAAAGGAAATTCTTTTCTGGGACTCGTACTTTTAAAGGACGAGGAGAATGAAAAGGAAACCTCCGAAAACGTCTATCAATACGGCGTAGTCGCAAAGATATTAAAAAAAGTGAATCTACCCGACGGCGCGGTGAACATTCTCATCAACACCGTTAGACGTTTTAAAATCGGATCGTATGTAAACATCGATCCGTTGATCGCAAAGGTTTCTTATCCGGAAGAGGAACCGGGCGCGCCTAAGAATACGATCAAGGCGATGATGAGAACTCTTCTCGTCATGACTCGCGAACTAGCGCAGAACAATCCGTTGTTTACCGAAGAGATGAAACTCACGATGCTCAACGTAAACGAACCCGGAAAGATGGCGGATTTTGTTTGTTCCATTCTCAACTTGGAAAAGGAAGAATACCAATCCGTAATCGAATCCAACGTATTGAAGGAAAGAATCGAAAAGGTTCTTCTTTTTCTCAAAAAAGAAATCGAACTCGTATCCATACAAAGAGAAATCTCCGATCAGATCCAAGACAAGATCGACAAACAACAAAGACAATTTTTTCTTCGGGAACAACTCAAGGCGATTCAAAACGAACTCGGAATCAAGGACGATAAGTTCGAAAAGAAATACGAGAAATTTTTGGAACGTTTGAAATCGATCGGAGCCGATCCGGAAGTCATCGAAGAAGTAACGAGAGAATTGGATAAATTCTCTTACGCCGATCCGAACACCGGGGATTATAACGTTATCCGAAATTACTTGGACATCCTCGAGTCGCTTCCCTGGGAACCCGCGGTTCACAGAGAGATCGATCTTGAAAAGGCCAAAAGAACCTTGGACCGCGATCACTATAAACTCGAGGACGTAAAGGATAGAATTTTAGAATTCCTCGCGGTCAAAAAACTGAAAAGCGACGAGAAAGGAACGATCCTTCTTTTAGTCGGACCTCCCGGAGTGGGAAAAACTTCCATCGCAAAGTCCATCGCGGAAGCGATGGGAAGAAAGTTTTTTAGATTCTCCGTCGGAGGAATGAGGGACGAGGCAGAGATCAAAGGACATAGAAGAACATACATCGGTTCCATGCCCGGAAAGATCATCTCCGCACTTCGCATAACAAAAGAAAGGGACTGCGTCATCCTTCTCGACGAGATCGACAAACTCGCGGTGGGAATCCAAGGAGATCCTGCTTCGGCATTGCTCGAAGTTTTGGACCCGGAACAGAATAAAAATTTCAGGGATCATTATCTGGATCTTCCATTCGATATTTCGAATGTGTTTTTTATCGCGACCGCGAATACGCTCGATTCCATCTCGAGAATTCTTTTGGATAGAATGGAGATCATCAATCTTTCCGGTTATATTACGGATGAGAAGGTTCAGATCTTTCAGAAATATCTTTGGAAAAAAGTTTTAAATAAGAATGGAGTCGCTCCGTACGGAATCGACTTCGATAAAAAGGCCGTGGTTGCGCTCATCGATTCTTATTCGAGAGAATCGGGCGTTCGTGGTCTTGAAAAAGTCACGGATAAGCTCGTACGTAAGATCGCGATGAAGATCGTAAAGAAGGAACCGTTTCCAAAGATCGTAAAGGATACGGATTTGGAAACTTTCCTAGGCGTTCCGAAGTTTACCGATGAAAGAATGGTCCGGGCTTCCGTTCCCGGAACCGCGCTCGGTCTTGCTTGGACATCCGTCGGAGGGGCGACCCTTCTCATCGAAGCGCTTTTCGTAAAAGGAAAGGGCGGGATTCTTCTTACGGGAATGATCGGAAAGACGATGGAAGAATCGTCCAGCATCGCGTTGAGTTATATTAAAAATTTCTTAAGTAATGACGAATTGTTTTCGGAAAGAATGGTTCACTTGCACGTTCCGGACGGCGCAACTCCCAAGGACGGACCTTCCGCGGGAATTACGATGGCGACCGCGATTCTTTCCCTCGCTTTGAGCGTGAAAATCAAAGCGGGTTACGGAATGACCGGTGAAATCACGTTAACCGGAGAGGTTCTTGCGATCGGCGGTTTACGTGAGAAGATCGTCGCGGCAAAACGAGTCGGAATTCATAAGATCATCTACCCGAAGGACAATCTTCAACACCTGGAAGAGATTCCGGATTACGTCAAAAAGGGAATGTCCTTTTTTCCGGTAAGTCGTTACGAGGAAGTCGCCGCGTTGATGTTCGACGAGAAGATTCTTCTGAAGGCAAATCCTTCCTTTCGCGAAAAGTTGAAGGCGCTTGAAGTTCCCGTAAAGAAGACCGCTTCGAAAAAAAAGCCGGTTAAGCCCGTCGCCAAAAAGAAAACGTCTCCTTCCAAGAAGAAGGCCGCGAAAAAAAGAAAGAAGTAG
- a CDS encoding Dps family protein produces the protein MTDIDIGISEKNRESINTGLQKLLADTYILYFKTHSYHWNVTGPLFNTLHLMFQTQYNELWLSIDLIAERIRSLGFYAPSSSHHLGKLTSIHEEGGVPVAEDMIRHLVSGHETVIKTARTLLPVADEGGDEVTLDLLTQRLEIHEKTAWMLRSMLVVEKST, from the coding sequence ATGACTGACATAGATATAGGAATATCCGAAAAAAATAGAGAGTCCATCAACACAGGGTTGCAAAAACTTTTAGCAGACACGTACATTCTTTACTTTAAGACTCATAGTTATCACTGGAACGTGACGGGTCCGCTGTTCAACACTTTGCATCTGATGTTCCAAACACAATACAACGAGCTTTGGCTTTCCATAGATCTGATCGCGGAAAGAATCCGTTCCTTGGGTTTTTATGCGCCCAGCTCTTCCCATCATTTGGGCAAGCTCACTTCGATTCACGAAGAAGGCGGAGTTCCGGTCGCAGAGGACATGATCCGTCATTTAGTGAGCGGACATGAAACCGTGATCAAAACGGCTCGCACGCTTCTTCCCGTAGCGGACGAAGGTGGTGACGAAGTGACTTTGGATTTGCTTACGCAGAGACTGGAAATTCACGAAAAAACCGCGTGGATGCTCCGTAGTATGCTCGTTGTCGAAAAAAGTACCTGA
- the amt gene encoding ammonium transporter — protein MKKHIQNTFAVLPIFLFLLFGFAEPLLSESPAQELSKSVDPIWIIVCAALVFFMQAGFLMLETGLSRLKNTINVAVKNLMDYIVGTIAFFCVGFGLMFGLSNGGWFGTDSFFLEGLKDGKEFAFFLFQVAFMGTAATIVSGAVAERIKFSAYLIVSVAVSIFIYPIFGHWTWGGGWIAKLGFVDFAGSTVVHSLGGWISLAGVILLGARKDKFKEDGTPRKIQGHNLTFSVLGVFILWFGWFGFNGGSALSFTDQVPLIILNTSLAGSAGGIAAIFISWLFYRIASVEECMNGVLGGLVAVTAGCHEIQPSSALLLGGIAGASVVFTAWILEKVFRLDDVVGAFPVHGVCGMIGTLLLPVLSKNSNIQIYSQLIGVAVCAVWAFGLGLILFWILKVSIGIRVNEEYEEKGLNVAEHGAGSSWIDLIHSLKDLSKGGGDLTRKIHVDAGTEAGAIAFLMNQYLGNLGKMIYTIKEKSGELEHSASEISSAWGNMSQGIQEQAASLEEVTSIFDSFRESFRRISASASEQKEIEQTSRKLLSELVSGFQRFNIDLENGSQKSEASVRTIDSSKKELNNLESDINDIGSSAKKVEGLVKLLNDISTKLGMLSINASIEAARSGTSGKGFGVVAEEINKLAYGTQESTKKATEILGEIQSSVSRGKTTVSNTVEFFKNLTDEFSSIARTQISIRQNSAHYSDLIENLNLLNVSITDQSEIIMTNIEQRVSEIGGLYESVEFINGAFHEISAQSEELTATGDFLKQLAGILNSLVRNFRVEKDVSQELIPG, from the coding sequence ATGAAAAAACACATTCAAAACACTTTTGCCGTGCTCCCAATTTTCCTTTTTCTTCTTTTCGGCTTCGCAGAACCTTTGTTATCCGAATCCCCCGCGCAGGAACTTTCCAAATCCGTGGATCCGATCTGGATCATCGTCTGCGCCGCGTTAGTCTTCTTTATGCAGGCCGGATTTCTTATGTTGGAAACCGGATTGTCTCGATTGAAAAATACGATCAACGTCGCCGTAAAAAATCTGATGGATTATATCGTGGGAACGATCGCGTTCTTTTGTGTGGGCTTCGGTCTTATGTTCGGGCTTTCCAACGGAGGTTGGTTCGGAACCGATTCGTTTTTTCTGGAAGGTTTAAAGGACGGCAAAGAATTCGCATTCTTCCTTTTTCAAGTGGCGTTTATGGGAACCGCGGCAACGATCGTGTCCGGCGCCGTCGCGGAGCGCATTAAGTTTTCTGCATATTTAATCGTATCGGTTGCGGTTTCGATTTTTATATATCCGATTTTTGGTCATTGGACCTGGGGCGGAGGTTGGATCGCAAAACTCGGCTTTGTGGACTTCGCGGGGTCTACCGTAGTACATTCGTTAGGCGGATGGATCTCTTTAGCCGGCGTGATTCTTCTCGGCGCAAGAAAGGATAAGTTCAAAGAGGACGGAACTCCTCGAAAAATTCAAGGACACAATCTTACGTTTTCGGTTTTGGGAGTTTTTATTCTTTGGTTCGGTTGGTTCGGGTTCAACGGAGGAAGCGCCCTCTCTTTTACGGATCAGGTTCCTTTGATCATTCTCAATACAAGTTTAGCGGGAAGCGCCGGCGGAATTGCCGCGATTTTTATTTCATGGTTGTTTTATAGAATCGCGTCCGTGGAAGAATGTATGAACGGAGTTCTTGGCGGACTCGTCGCGGTCACCGCGGGTTGTCACGAAATTCAACCCTCTTCAGCATTGTTGCTCGGAGGCATCGCGGGCGCGTCGGTCGTGTTTACCGCTTGGATTTTGGAGAAGGTATTTCGTTTGGACGACGTAGTCGGAGCGTTCCCGGTTCACGGCGTTTGTGGGATGATCGGAACCCTTCTTCTTCCGGTTCTATCAAAGAATTCTAATATTCAAATATACTCACAGTTGATCGGCGTGGCCGTCTGCGCCGTTTGGGCGTTCGGCCTCGGTTTGATTCTATTCTGGATCTTAAAAGTTTCGATCGGCATTCGAGTCAACGAAGAATACGAGGAAAAAGGTTTGAACGTCGCGGAACACGGAGCGGGTTCAAGTTGGATCGATCTGATCCATTCTCTCAAAGATCTTTCCAAGGGCGGAGGTGATCTTACGAGAAAAATTCACGTCGACGCGGGAACCGAAGCGGGTGCGATCGCGTTTCTAATGAATCAATACCTGGGAAATCTCGGAAAGATGATCTATACGATCAAAGAAAAATCGGGCGAGCTGGAACATTCCGCTTCCGAAATCTCCTCCGCTTGGGGAAATATGAGCCAAGGGATTCAGGAACAAGCCGCGAGTCTCGAGGAAGTAACGTCCATCTTCGATTCTTTCCGAGAATCGTTTCGAAGAATCTCCGCTTCCGCCTCCGAACAAAAAGAGATCGAACAAACCTCCAGGAAATTGTTAAGCGAACTCGTTTCCGGTTTCCAACGTTTTAATATCGATCTGGAAAACGGTTCGCAAAAATCGGAAGCGTCCGTAAGAACGATCGACTCCAGTAAAAAGGAACTAAACAATCTCGAATCCGATATCAACGACATCGGTTCCTCCGCGAAGAAGGTGGAAGGTCTCGTTAAATTGTTAAACGACATCTCTACGAAACTGGGAATGCTTTCCATCAACGCATCGATCGAAGCCGCACGTTCGGGAACTTCCGGAAAAGGTTTCGGAGTGGTCGCTGAAGAAATCAATAAACTCGCTTACGGCACACAGGAAAGCACAAAGAAGGCCACCGAAATTTTGGGAGAAATTCAATCCTCGGTTTCTCGCGGTAAAACCACCGTTTCCAACACGGTTGAATTTTTCAAAAATCTTACGGATGAATTCAGCTCCATCGCTCGGACTCAAATTTCAATTCGTCAAAACAGCGCCCACTACTCGGATCTGATCGAGAATCTAAATCTTCTCAACGTTTCCATCACGGATCAGAGCGAAATCATCATGACCAACATTGAACAAAGGGTTTCCGAGATCGGAGGTTTGTACGAATCGGTCGAGTTTATCAACGGAGCGTTTCATGAAATTTCAGCGCAATCCGAAGAGTTAACCGCAACCGGAGATTTTTTAAAACAACTCGCGGGAATTCTCAACTCGCTCGTTCGGAATTTCAGAGTGGAGAAGGACGTTTCTCAGGAACTGATTCCGGGATAA
- a CDS encoding methyl-accepting chemotaxis protein, whose protein sequence is MIRTIYNLSLLKKLSLVILPTLIPLLLASFFFLKEFIDKSDFTKKEVLGIDFFFGAIDLYSKFVDRRKDFFYVMKGKTPASVLKKSNQDVEDKLAHLETLEKEIGFMKDSPVFLASMRKEWNKLPKTPDSSLSVEGVIQAHEPFFRLLMDYQDYVAQDSNLILDSYPETFYVLSVNILYIPNIISDLALIRGTGYQLLEKPNPDFLSKEAIQISNKIHHIESNQKEVTALLQRSVAQNGPIKEKFEKRIGDLDKHVKENLDRCKKTFSGQSSETPDIFLKRMLAFVEEYKTLERDLLATSQVLLNERLKADRLRIVTAISGLLILLSVTGIFCFIVIRSIIDPVHKITLGLKQAMGERDLTIQIDAVYKNEIGEITVTANEFLKYLSDLFQTLSKMAHNSNQIVNQLTESIRNLNQSAQSQAAGTEESSAALEEIAASLQNVLQSVEGEARDAQDLKVRSGELKTSMGQAGEKLVSLSDSVRKTATAAVEGKETILQATKAIDEIREMAKQINSITTLITGISDQTNLLSLNAAIEAARAGEAGRGFAVVAEEISKLADRSVTSVRNIERLVSNTHEAVTKGSNDVNTVVTFLLELIENTNRYQQEVVDLVNNVKENTQRVDGITETIGKVSTESLQIETATKEQKLSTDQIADTIQLITTESQSIASNSDEVSRVAEKIQRQANELNSILSQFKF, encoded by the coding sequence GTGATACGAACAATATACAATCTTTCCCTTCTTAAAAAACTTTCTCTCGTCATTCTTCCCACTCTGATTCCACTGCTTCTCGCGAGTTTTTTCTTTTTAAAAGAATTTATAGATAAGAGCGATTTTACGAAGAAGGAAGTGTTGGGGATCGATTTCTTTTTCGGCGCGATCGATCTCTATTCCAAATTCGTGGATCGCCGTAAGGATTTCTTTTATGTGATGAAGGGAAAAACCCCCGCTTCGGTTTTGAAAAAAAGCAATCAGGACGTGGAGGATAAACTCGCACATCTTGAAACCTTGGAGAAAGAAATAGGATTTATGAAAGATTCTCCGGTGTTTCTCGCTTCGATGCGTAAGGAATGGAATAAACTTCCGAAAACGCCGGACTCTTCTCTAAGTGTGGAAGGAGTCATTCAAGCGCACGAGCCGTTCTTTCGGTTGTTGATGGATTATCAGGACTACGTCGCCCAGGACTCCAATCTGATCCTCGATTCTTATCCCGAAACTTTTTACGTTTTGTCCGTTAATATATTATACATTCCGAATATAATCAGCGACCTCGCCCTGATTCGCGGGACCGGTTATCAACTACTTGAAAAACCGAACCCGGATTTTCTTTCCAAGGAAGCGATTCAGATTTCCAACAAGATTCATCATATCGAAAGCAATCAAAAGGAAGTGACCGCGCTTTTACAAAGATCGGTGGCGCAAAACGGACCGATCAAAGAGAAGTTTGAAAAAAGAATCGGGGACTTGGACAAACACGTTAAGGAGAATTTGGATCGTTGTAAAAAAACGTTCTCGGGTCAATCTTCGGAAACTCCGGACATATTCTTAAAACGAATGTTGGCGTTTGTCGAAGAATACAAAACTCTGGAACGCGACCTACTTGCTACTTCGCAGGTTCTTCTCAATGAAAGACTCAAAGCCGATCGTTTGAGAATCGTAACCGCGATTTCCGGTCTTTTGATTCTTCTTTCCGTAACCGGAATATTCTGTTTTATTGTGATTCGTTCCATCATAGATCCGGTTCATAAGATCACGCTCGGATTGAAACAGGCAATGGGCGAACGGGATTTGACGATTCAAATCGACGCGGTTTACAAAAACGAAATCGGGGAGATAACGGTCACCGCAAACGAATTCTTAAAATATCTTTCCGATCTTTTTCAAACCCTTTCGAAGATGGCGCATAACTCGAATCAAATCGTAAACCAACTAACGGAGTCTATACGAAATCTCAATCAATCCGCGCAGTCCCAAGCGGCCGGAACGGAAGAATCTTCAGCGGCCTTGGAAGAGATCGCGGCTTCTTTACAAAACGTTCTTCAATCCGTCGAAGGGGAAGCGAGAGACGCTCAGGATTTGAAGGTGAGATCGGGCGAGTTGAAAACTTCCATGGGTCAAGCCGGTGAAAAATTAGTAAGTTTAAGCGATTCGGTTCGTAAGACGGCGACGGCCGCGGTGGAAGGAAAGGAAACGATTCTACAAGCGACGAAGGCTATCGACGAGATTCGAGAGATGGCGAAACAAATCAACTCGATCACAACGTTGATCACCGGAATATCGGATCAAACAAATTTGCTTTCGTTAAACGCGGCGATCGAAGCCGCGCGCGCCGGAGAAGCCGGACGAGGTTTTGCGGTGGTCGCCGAGGAAATTTCCAAGTTGGCGGATCGTTCCGTCACAAGCGTAAGAAACATTGAACGTCTTGTCTCCAACACACACGAAGCCGTGACTAAAGGATCGAATGACGTAAACACAGTCGTCACCTTTCTTTTGGAGTTGATAGAAAATACGAATCGATATCAACAAGAGGTAGTCGATCTCGTGAACAACGTAAAAGAGAACACACAACGTGTGGATGGAATTACGGAAACCATCGGAAAGGTTTCGACCGAATCGCTTCAAATCGAAACAGCCACGAAGGAACAAAAACTTTCCACGGATCAAATCGCGGATACGATTCAGTTGATCACGACCGAATCCCAATCCATCGCTTCCAATTCGGACGAGGTTTCGAGAGTCGCGGAAAAAATTCAGCGTCAAGCAAACGAGCTCAATTCGATTCTTTCCCAGTTTAAGTTTTAA
- a CDS encoding N-acetylmuramoyl-L-alanine amidase gives MKYLFPFLFLTFALLLNCSPQTKEVSASQSNGILPFLTLGIGKESLDSIGKSRWSYRVKSILLHHTSGLKAEEYLEKSKSGGWMVHFIVLENGSVYGVEEPSKILYRAAPGMDETAIHVSWEGANDSVLKNEAQLKALTELIQGLSKEYSISLNNFDISSGKGIFTHTQSKKKFGRFLDTGECGSEKVLSAVLSKVQGKFFPETEWKDRFVPGWVLRKEKFTDSSGKKIVPTYSHGRGSSPAPVVNLESIEKDGNGKAPEERRLRYNHRGTIRPDCIVLHYTAIPDYQKTLDVLEKRNLSATFLADQDGKTYQLLDSIFDTAAAATGTNANCFQVEIVGKDTDMLLANKEQTKAVVRLVKELSEKYKIPLNNERVESLRGVYSHTQAKKKWGGSIYLDGKDFDPGEPYMKEVLDLAGGTFYPEENWYERQSNEWILLFTSFQP, from the coding sequence ATGAAATATCTTTTCCCCTTTCTTTTCTTAACGTTCGCTTTACTTCTCAATTGTTCTCCGCAAACGAAAGAAGTTTCCGCTTCGCAGTCGAACGGAATTCTCCCCTTTTTAACCTTGGGAATCGGAAAAGAATCCTTGGATTCGATCGGAAAAAGCAGATGGTCTTATCGGGTTAAGTCGATTCTTTTGCATCACACTTCCGGATTAAAAGCTGAAGAATATCTCGAGAAAAGTAAGTCCGGCGGATGGATGGTTCACTTCATCGTTTTGGAAAACGGAAGCGTCTACGGAGTGGAAGAACCTTCCAAAATTCTTTATAGGGCCGCGCCGGGAATGGACGAAACCGCGATTCACGTTTCTTGGGAAGGTGCAAACGATTCCGTTTTAAAAAACGAAGCGCAACTTAAGGCGCTCACCGAACTGATCCAGGGTCTTTCCAAAGAATATTCAATTTCTCTAAATAACTTCGACATATCTTCCGGAAAGGGAATTTTTACGCACACTCAAAGTAAGAAGAAGTTCGGGCGTTTTCTCGATACGGGAGAATGCGGAAGCGAGAAAGTTCTTTCCGCGGTTCTTTCCAAAGTCCAGGGAAAATTCTTTCCCGAAACCGAATGGAAGGATCGATTCGTTCCGGGTTGGGTTCTTCGCAAAGAAAAGTTCACGGATTCTTCCGGTAAAAAAATCGTTCCTACTTACAGCCACGGAAGAGGAAGCTCCCCGGCTCCGGTCGTAAACTTGGAATCTATCGAAAAAGATGGAAACGGAAAAGCTCCCGAAGAAAGAAGACTTCGTTACAATCATAGAGGAACGATCCGTCCCGATTGTATCGTTCTTCATTATACCGCGATTCCGGATTATCAAAAGACTTTGGATGTATTAGAAAAACGGAATCTATCCGCGACCTTTCTCGCCGATCAGGACGGAAAAACATATCAACTTTTGGATTCCATCTTTGATACCGCGGCCGCGGCAACCGGAACGAACGCAAATTGTTTTCAAGTGGAGATCGTCGGCAAGGACACGGACATGCTTCTTGCCAACAAGGAACAGACCAAGGCCGTCGTTCGTCTCGTAAAAGAACTTTCCGAAAAGTATAAAATCCCTCTGAACAACGAACGCGTCGAATCCTTGCGCGGGGTTTATTCTCATACACAAGCGAAGAAAAAATGGGGCGGTTCGATTTATCTCGACGGAAAGGATTTTGATCCCGGCGAACCGTATATGAAAGAGGTTCTGGATCTGGCAGGCGGAACCTTTTATCCGGAAGAAAACTGGTATGAAAGACAGAGCAACGAATGGATTCTTCTGTTCACTTCCTTTCAACCGTAA
- a CDS encoding DegT/DnrJ/EryC1/StrS family aminotransferase, translating into MGVPFIDIKRFEPGLLEEWEEKVKILSKNASFIGGEEVSLLEKNLAAQADAKYAVACANGTDALQLALRALGVGKGDAVLLPDSTFWATFEAVVNVGADPYTIDTNPDDLQMDFAEFEKAVDKVKPKAAMIVHLYGWGSSRLEDFRKLCKSKGIPLLEDGAQCYGVKYKGASIYKDALITTTSFYPAKVLGGAGDGGAVFTNDEELANKVRMLSNHGRISHYAYGDVGWNSRLDTLQAAFLNINLKHLDARIVSRRKAAQKYYEILPNLGIQVIQPPKDYEENGYCNVTLSTPEERPLIQDVLKEKGIGFGNIYPGAMSDQPGAKPYIKGKFGDKHTTGRICASVLNYPLFPYMKDEELEEVFSAIRAYNSKKK; encoded by the coding sequence ATGGGCGTTCCATTTATCGATATCAAAAGGTTTGAACCGGGACTACTGGAAGAATGGGAAGAGAAGGTTAAGATTCTCAGCAAGAACGCGAGTTTTATCGGCGGGGAAGAAGTTTCCCTATTGGAAAAAAATCTAGCGGCGCAAGCCGATGCAAAGTATGCGGTCGCTTGTGCGAACGGAACGGACGCACTTCAATTGGCGTTACGCGCATTGGGCGTGGGTAAGGGCGACGCGGTTCTTCTTCCCGATTCCACTTTCTGGGCTACGTTTGAAGCTGTGGTTAACGTAGGCGCGGATCCTTATACGATCGATACGAATCCGGACGATCTCCAGATGGATTTCGCGGAATTCGAAAAGGCCGTGGACAAAGTGAAACCGAAGGCCGCGATGATCGTTCATCTTTACGGTTGGGGTTCTTCCCGTTTGGAAGATTTCCGCAAACTCTGCAAGTCGAAAGGAATTCCGTTGCTGGAAGACGGAGCTCAGTGTTACGGAGTGAAATACAAAGGCGCTTCGATTTACAAGGACGCTTTGATCACTACCACTTCTTTTTATCCCGCAAAAGTTTTAGGCGGCGCCGGAGACGGCGGAGCGGTTTTTACGAACGACGAAGAACTCGCGAACAAGGTAAGAATGCTTTCCAATCACGGAAGAATTTCTCATTACGCATACGGCGACGTGGGTTGGAACTCGAGGCTCGATACTTTGCAAGCCGCGTTTCTCAACATCAACCTGAAACATCTCGATGCGAGAATCGTTTCTCGCAGAAAAGCCGCACAAAAATATTATGAAATACTCCCAAACCTCGGCATTCAAGTGATTCAACCGCCTAAGGACTACGAGGAAAACGGATATTGCAACGTGACTCTTTCCACTCCGGAAGAACGTCCTTTGATTCAGGATGTTCTGAAGGAAAAAGGAATCGGTTTCGGTAATATTTATCCAGGCGCGATGAGCGATCAACCCGGAGCAAAACCTTATATCAAGGGAAAATTCGGGGATAAACATACGACGGGGAGAATCTGCGCGTCCGTGCTCAACTATCCTTTGTTTCCTTATATGAAAGACGAAGAGTTGGAGGAAGTTTTCTCCGCGATCCGCGCTTACAATTCCAAGAAAAAATAA